From Streptomyces sp. SCSIO 75703:
ACCTCGACCACCTTGCCGAGGTACATCACCGCGACGCGCTGCGAGAAGTGGCGGACCACCGCGAGGTCGTGGGCGATGAACAGGAAGGCGATGCCCATCTCCTGCTGGACCTTCTGGAGCAGGTTGACCACCTGCGCCTGGATGGACACGTCCAGGGCGGAGACCGGCTCGTCGGCCACGATGAGCTTCGGGTTGAGCGCGAGCGCGCGGGCGACGCCGATGCGCTGGCGCTGGCCGCCGGAGAACTCGTGCGGGAAGCGGTTGTAGTGCTCGGGGTTGAGGCCGACCAGCTCCAGCAGTTCGCGGACCCGCTTCTCCCGGCCGCCGGCCGGGTCGATCCCGTTGACCTCCATCGGCGAGCGGATGATGGTGCCGACGGTCTGGCGCGGGTTCAGCGACGAGTACGGGTCCTGGAAGATCATCTGGATCTCGGACCGCATCGGGGCCAGCTCGCGCCGGGAGGCGTGCGTGATGTCGTGCCCGGCGTAGGTGATCTTGCCGCCGGTCGGCTCCAGGAGCCGGGTGATGAGCCGGCCCGTGGTCGACTTCCCGCAGCCCGACTCACCCACCAGGCCGACGCTCTCACCGGCGCCGACGGTCAGGTCGACCTTGTCGACGGCCTGGACGGCGCCGACCTTCCGCTTGATCGGGAAGCCCCCGTAGATGGGGAAGTGCTTGGTCAGGCCCTCGACGGTCAGGAGCGGTTCGGCCGAGGCGCCGGCGGGGCTCTGCTGTGCGGGGAGGGTGAGGTTGTCGCTCATGTCTCGGATCTCCCTAGCGCAGCCGGGGCTGGATCGTGTCGATGAAGATGCGCTGCTTCTGGTCGGCCGTCAGGTGGCAGGCGGCGGCCCGGCCGTCGGCCAGCGCGGGGCGCTCGGTGCGGCAGCGGTCGCCGCCCACCTCGGCGGTGAAGGCGCAGCGCGGGTGGAAGGCGCAGCCGGAGGGCGGGTTGAGCAGGCTGGGGGGCGAGCCCGGGATCGGGTTCAGCGCCTGCGCGGTGTCGCCGCCGAGCCGGGGCATCGAGCTGAGCAGGCCCCAGGTGTAGGGGTGGCGGGGCTCGCGCAGCACCTCGCGGACGCCGCCGCGCTCCACGGCCCGGCCCGAGTACATCACCAGGAGGTCGTCGGCCATGTCGGAGATGACGCCGAGGTCGTGGGTGATGAAGACGATGGCGGAGCCGAACTCCTGCTGGAGTTCCTTGAGCAGGTCGAGGATCTGGGCCTGGACGGTCACGTCCAGGGCGGTGGTCGGCTCGTCCGCGATGAGCAGGTCGGGGTCGCAGACCAGCGCCATGGCGATCATGGCGCGCTGGCGCATACCGCCGGAGAACTGGTGCGGGTAGTCGTCGACCCGGGTCTTGGGCTGGGGGATGCCGACCTTGGTCAGCATCTCGATCGCCCGCGCCCGCGCCTCCTTCTTGGAGGCGCCGGTGTGCTTCATGTACGGCTCGGCGATCTGCCGGCCCACCGTGTAGTACGGCGAGAGCGCCGTCAGCGGGTCCTGGAAGATCATCGCGACTTTGTTGCCGCGGAGCTTCTCCATCTCCTTCTCGCCGGCGGTGACCAGTTCCTGCCCGTCGAGGACGATCTCGCCCTCGACCGTGGAGGTCTTGGGGTTGTGCAGGCCGAGGATGGTCAGGTTGGTCACGGACTTGCCGGAGCCGGACTCGCCGACGATCCCCAGGGTCTTGCCGCGCTCGACGTCGAAGGACAGCCCGTCGACCGCCTTGACGATGCCGTCCTCGGTGGAGAACCGCACCCGCAGGTCGCGGACCGAGAGGAAGGCTTCGGGCCCGGTCGGGGCCGTCGCGCCTTCGGTCTTGGTCAGAGTGGTCACGGTGGTTTCTCCTAGCTGAGCCGCACGCGCGGGTCGATGTATGCGTAGGCGAGGTCGACGATGATGTTCAGGAGCAGGATGAAGAAGGCTCCGAACAGCATGATGCCCATCGTCAGCGGCAGGTCCTTGTCGAGTGAGGAGTCGACCGCGAGACGTCCCAGACCGGGCAGGTCGAAGGTGAACTCCGTGACCACCGCGCCGGCCAGCAGGGCGCTGAGGTCCATGCCGATGATGGTGACGATCGGGATGAGCGAGCCTCGCCAGGCGTAGCGGAAGAACACGTACCGCTGCGACATGCCCTTGGCGCGCGCGGTGCGGACGTGCTCCTCCTGGAGCTGCTCGATCATGGTCGAGCGCGACATACGCGTGTACTGGGCGGTGAAGATGGTCGCCATCACGGCCCAGGGGATGAGCAGTCCGACGGCCCAGGTGGCCGGGTTCTCGGTGAACGGGTGGTACTTCGGGTTCTCCAGCAGACCGGTGCTGTAGACGAAGATGCCGAGCGCGATCGGGCCGAGCAGGTAGATCTGGAACGAGCTGAGGACGATCGAGGCGCCGCTGACCATCTTGTCGACGACGGTGCCGCGCTTCCAGGCGGCGAGCATGCCGGATCCGAGACCCACGACGAGGAAGATGACCAGACCGCCGACGGTGAGCGACAGCGTCAGCGGGAAGCGGTCGACGATGGAGTCCCAGACGAAGTTGCCGCTGTTGAAGGAGACACCCAGGCACGGGGCGGAGCAGTGCCCCTGGGGGAAGTCGCGCCCAGACACGATGCCCGTCATGAACTCCCAGAACTGGGTGGTGATGGGCTTGTCGAGCCCCAGGTTCTCGCGGATCACGGCGAGGTTCTCGGGGGAGCAGTTCTTGCCGCAGGACAGCGCAGCGAAGTCCTGCGGGATCGTATAGAACAGGAAGAACGTGAAGGCGCCGATCAGGAACATGATGACGACGGCGCCGATCAGCCTGCGGATGAGGAACTGAAGCATGGCGGGTGGATGCTCTCTTCGAAACGCGGCGGCAAGGAGGGGGTACCGTCCGCGGGGGTGTGCTCCGCCTGGCGCACACCCCCGCGGTCAGCCGAACTGACGGCTTACGGCTGCTTCAGGTACAGGTTGTTGATGTCGATGTAGCTCGACTCCGTGCTGTACCGGGCACCGCCGATGTTCGAACCGTAGAGCTGGATCTGCTTCGAGTAGTAGACCGGGGCGGCCGGGTTGATCTCCTCGACGATCCGGTGGTGGGCCTTCTCCCAGGTCTTGGCGGCCTCCTCCGGCTCCTGGTTCAGCGCCTTCTTGATCAGGTCGTTGACCTCGGCGTCGTTGATGTGCGAGTAGTTCGACGCGCCGTCGGCGACGAGTTCACCGTCGTAGACCGGGGTGATGACCGTGGACGGCGACGGCCAGTCCTGGCCCCAGCCGGTCATGTAGATGTCGTACGGGTTGTCGAGCTTGCCGACCTGCTCGTAGAAGCTGGCGCGGTCGATCTCCTTGGCCTGGACGTCGAAGCCGACCTTGTTCAGCGCGTCCTTGATGAGGAGCATCTGGGCCTGGCCGCGCGGCGTGTTGGAGTAGGCGTAGGTGAGCTTCGTGCCCTCCTTGACGCCCGCCTCCTTCAGCAGCTCCTTGGCCTTCGCGGGGTCGCCGTTGGGCTTCTTCAGCTTGCCGAAGGGGTCGTACTCGGGGTCGAAGCCGGGCAGGGTCGGGGCGAGCAGACCGCCGGCGACCTCACCGCCGTAACGACCGCCGTCCGCCTGGACCATGGACTGGTTCGGGAGCGCGTAGGTGATCGCGTCGCGGACCTTCTTGTCCTTCAGCCGGTCCAGGTTGAAGGTCATCTGCCACACGTACGGCTGGTAGCCGTGGATGGTGCGCTTCTTGGCGCTCGCGTCGTTGATGACCGTGGAGAGCTGCGCCGGGTCCACCGAGTCGGTGAACTGGATGGCGTTCTTGGCCTCGCCCTGGTCTGCGAGGAGACGCTTGGTCTGGCTGGCGGCGTCGATGGTGTTGCTGAAGTTGAAGCCGTCGACGTACTGGTGGCGGACCGGGTCCGTCTTCTCGTCCCACTGGTCGTTCTTGACCAGCTTGATGGACTTGCCCGCCTTGTACTCGGCGATCTTGTACGGGCCGAGCGCCTTCGGGGCGTGGTCGTACTTCTCCTTCGTGTCCTGCTTCTCGGGCACGATGGAGTAGCCGGGCATGGTCAGGGCCTGCGGCAGGTCCGGACGCGGCTGGTCGAAGTGGAAGACGATCGTCTTGTCGTCCGGGGTCTCCAGGACGGAGTCCGGCAGGTGCTTGCCCTTGTAGGGGCCGTCCGGCAGCGCCTTGCGGTAGTCGTTGCCCGAGAGCCAGGACTGGACGAAGGTCGGACCGTCGAAGATGACCTTGGAGTACAGGCGCTCGATGGAGTGGCGGACGTCGGCCGAGGTGATGGCGTTGCCATCCTCGTCCTTGATGCCGTCCTTGAGCTTGTACGTCCAGGTCTTGCCGCCGTCGGACGACTGGCCGGAGTCGGTGGCGATGTCGCCGACGACGGTCAGGTTGCCCTTGTCGTCCTCCTGGAAGTGCGTCAGGCCGCGGTGCACCAGGTTGGAGAACTGCTTGGCGTCACTGACGTAGATCTGGCCCGGGTCCATGTGGGTCAGGTCGGACTGCTGGTAGACGTTGATGACGCCGCCGGGCTTCGCCCCGGGCACCTCCTTGGCGGGGCCGGTGGAGGCGGCGGCGTCACCGTAGGAGACAGGGTCCTGCTGCTCGGCGGCGTCCGTCTGGGACTTCGCGTCGCCCTTGCCCTTGCTCCCACCGCCGTCGTTGCCGCTGGAGCAGCCGGTGAGCACGAGCGAACCGGCCGCGATGGCCACGGCTATGGCGCGCACGGTGCGCGTTCTGATGGGCTTCATGATGCCGATGCACCTACCTGTCGATAGTTGTCCACGAGTGCTGCCTGGCGGGCCGGCCGACCGGCCCGGGGCGGCAGCGCCCCCACCCACCAATGGACGGTCAGCGTCCGGTCTTGGGGTCGAATGCGTCTCGGACGGAGTCGCCGAGAAGGTTGAAGGCGAGTACGAAGATCACCAGCGCCGCGCCCGGGAAGAGCAGGAACATCGGGTCCTGCTCGTACACGTCGGTGCCGATCTTGAACATGCGGCCCCAGTCCGGTGTCGGCTCGACGAAGCCGACACCGATGTACGAGAGGAAGGCGATGGAGAGGATCGTGCTCGGCAGGATGTAGGTGGCCTGCACCAGGATCGGCGTGACGATGTTCGGCAGGATCTCCTTGCGCACGATGCGCCAGGGAGAGGCTCCGGACACCTTCGCCGCCTCCACGAACTCCCGGTCCGCCAGCGACAGCACGGAGCTGCGCACCAGGCGGGCCAGACCCATCCAGCCGAGGAACCACATCACGAGGATGATCGCTATGGCCCGGAGGTAGGTCGGGGTCTCGTCCTGCGGAGAGACGAACATCGCGGTCACGACGGGCATGAAGGCGATGAAGAAGAGCTGCTGCGGGAAGGCCAGGAAGAAGTCCGTGACCCGGCCCACCCAGTAGTCGACCCGGCCGCCGAAGTAGCCGCCGATCAGGCCGATGATCACGCCGGTGGTCACGCAGAGCACAGTGAGGGCCACCGCGATGTAGAGCGAGGTCCGCATGCCGTACACCAGCATGGTGAACACGTCGCGCCCCAGCTTGGGCTCCACGCCGAACCAGAACTCGCCCGACATGCCACCGAAGGAACCGGTCGGCATGGCGAAGTCGTCCAGCAGGAACGGGTAGTCCGGCTCCTGCGCGTACAGGGTGTACGGGTTCTTGCCGTACAGCTTCGCGATGAGCGGGGCCAGCGCGGCGACGAGGAAGAAGAAAATCACTACGCACGCGGAGACGACTCCGGTACGGTCGCGCCTGAAGCGCTGCCACATCAACTGGCCGGGGGAACGGCCCTCAGGCTGCTTCGGCCCCTCGGCGGCCTCGGCGGTCACCACGAGTTCAGGGTCCAAGGCGACCGTGGCCCCTGAGCCCTCGGCCTTGGTTGGACTGGTCATGTGTCTTCTTCCCCCGGGGGATGGAGAATCGAGCGCAGCGCAGATACCGGCGGGTTCTGCGGTTTGGGGGAACTTTCGCCAAACGAGTCAACGCGCGTCAAGGGCGAATGACACAGGGATCTCCCTACCGTTCTTATTTTGAGCAAAAATTGCAAAGATTGACACCTCTGCGCGCTTGACAGATAAGATCCCCATCCGGCAAATCGGTCATCTCGGCATATTCTCTTGTTCACATGTTCGAAACCTGATTGTCGGCTCACCGATATCCGAACGGCCTCGCGCACCCCCCGGACGCCCGCCGGCGACCCCCTCCGCCGGCTTTCGGGCA
This genomic window contains:
- a CDS encoding dipeptide ABC transporter ATP-binding protein, giving the protein MSDNLTLPAQQSPAGASAEPLLTVEGLTKHFPIYGGFPIKRKVGAVQAVDKVDLTVGAGESVGLVGESGCGKSTTGRLITRLLEPTGGKITYAGHDITHASRRELAPMRSEIQMIFQDPYSSLNPRQTVGTIIRSPMEVNGIDPAGGREKRVRELLELVGLNPEHYNRFPHEFSGGQRQRIGVARALALNPKLIVADEPVSALDVSIQAQVVNLLQKVQQEMGIAFLFIAHDLAVVRHFSQRVAVMYLGKVVEVGDRDSIYNRPRHPYTHALLSAVPEVAMDDEPDDRERIRLAGDVPSPIMPPSGCRFRTRCWKAQDKCATEEPPLVRLSDSREGHLTACHFPEDPTTEARDEDIVLDPGLKALESENAATD
- a CDS encoding ABC transporter ATP-binding protein, which codes for MTTLTKTEGATAPTGPEAFLSVRDLRVRFSTEDGIVKAVDGLSFDVERGKTLGIVGESGSGKSVTNLTILGLHNPKTSTVEGEIVLDGQELVTAGEKEMEKLRGNKVAMIFQDPLTALSPYYTVGRQIAEPYMKHTGASKKEARARAIEMLTKVGIPQPKTRVDDYPHQFSGGMRQRAMIAMALVCDPDLLIADEPTTALDVTVQAQILDLLKELQQEFGSAIVFITHDLGVISDMADDLLVMYSGRAVERGGVREVLREPRHPYTWGLLSSMPRLGGDTAQALNPIPGSPPSLLNPPSGCAFHPRCAFTAEVGGDRCRTERPALADGRAAACHLTADQKQRIFIDTIQPRLR
- a CDS encoding ABC transporter permease, whose product is MLQFLIRRLIGAVVIMFLIGAFTFFLFYTIPQDFAALSCGKNCSPENLAVIRENLGLDKPITTQFWEFMTGIVSGRDFPQGHCSAPCLGVSFNSGNFVWDSIVDRFPLTLSLTVGGLVIFLVVGLGSGMLAAWKRGTVVDKMVSGASIVLSSFQIYLLGPIALGIFVYSTGLLENPKYHPFTENPATWAVGLLIPWAVMATIFTAQYTRMSRSTMIEQLQEEHVRTARAKGMSQRYVFFRYAWRGSLIPIVTIIGMDLSALLAGAVVTEFTFDLPGLGRLAVDSSLDKDLPLTMGIMLFGAFFILLLNIIVDLAYAYIDPRVRLS
- a CDS encoding ABC transporter substrate-binding protein, whose protein sequence is MKPIRTRTVRAIAVAIAAGSLVLTGCSSGNDGGGSKGKGDAKSQTDAAEQQDPVSYGDAAASTGPAKEVPGAKPGGVINVYQQSDLTHMDPGQIYVSDAKQFSNLVHRGLTHFQEDDKGNLTVVGDIATDSGQSSDGGKTWTYKLKDGIKDEDGNAITSADVRHSIERLYSKVIFDGPTFVQSWLSGNDYRKALPDGPYKGKHLPDSVLETPDDKTIVFHFDQPRPDLPQALTMPGYSIVPEKQDTKEKYDHAPKALGPYKIAEYKAGKSIKLVKNDQWDEKTDPVRHQYVDGFNFSNTIDAASQTKRLLADQGEAKNAIQFTDSVDPAQLSTVINDASAKKRTIHGYQPYVWQMTFNLDRLKDKKVRDAITYALPNQSMVQADGGRYGGEVAGGLLAPTLPGFDPEYDPFGKLKKPNGDPAKAKELLKEAGVKEGTKLTYAYSNTPRGQAQMLLIKDALNKVGFDVQAKEIDRASFYEQVGKLDNPYDIYMTGWGQDWPSPSTVITPVYDGELVADGASNYSHINDAEVNDLIKKALNQEPEEAAKTWEKAHHRIVEEINPAAPVYYSKQIQLYGSNIGGARYSTESSYIDINNLYLKQP
- a CDS encoding ABC transporter permease; amino-acid sequence: MTSPTKAEGSGATVALDPELVVTAEAAEGPKQPEGRSPGQLMWQRFRRDRTGVVSACVVIFFFLVAALAPLIAKLYGKNPYTLYAQEPDYPFLLDDFAMPTGSFGGMSGEFWFGVEPKLGRDVFTMLVYGMRTSLYIAVALTVLCVTTGVIIGLIGGYFGGRVDYWVGRVTDFFLAFPQQLFFIAFMPVVTAMFVSPQDETPTYLRAIAIILVMWFLGWMGLARLVRSSVLSLADREFVEAAKVSGASPWRIVRKEILPNIVTPILVQATYILPSTILSIAFLSYIGVGFVEPTPDWGRMFKIGTDVYEQDPMFLLFPGAALVIFVLAFNLLGDSVRDAFDPKTGR